A region of Mugil cephalus isolate CIBA_MC_2020 chromosome 3, CIBA_Mcephalus_1.1, whole genome shotgun sequence DNA encodes the following proteins:
- the ppfibp2a gene encoding liprin-beta-2 isoform X8, with the protein MEYDIDFYKHFAWLKKVNPRSSANTESYQERLSRLEGDKESLILQVSVLTDQVEAQGVKISDLENSLVEHQHKLNSTEEMLQQELVHRTSLESQKLSLMGEVSYLKLKLADMEGNQGHGAERQHKAETVVNFISELQEQMCQFQKEINSKIQEKKALEGPADSRSPMACSAESTEGQASNPGMSCDRTSDAMRKQEETPNGPDGNTRSVEECSSDGEQQYHSGGESGLLNELRILKDKVEHLEDQKLQYEKKLKATKAEISSLQQLLLTKNAEIESLHTQLLSRPSLTTESSERDQELQKLRSGMKSLVAANDEKDRRIEELTLLLNQCSQFREVTNITRQAPSAVRSLSNGRTLSSSSEEEEQGLMKNGDSVSAKSDDTKSEVSTNSSSSRQTSLLSAQKDSDSRTESQTLSSSMNDVTNGHSQKSGLSDSRSQTLPVNSSLSEQNETGDSSSEIQSQRSPDGSEDGDSSQRKLEKADDSMSSDNSPVHSEASTQPGQRAVGSAEYMKNNRSFKRLWGKLRRTQSGGFQAADPDAGQFRRGGLRATAGPRLTRTPESCSTVRDLNIPFSQWTKEQVCGWLEDYGLGQYVSLSRQWVENGQTLLSATPQDFEKEMGMKNPLHRKKLQLALRAFTTKVIEKSSELDHIWVTRWLDDIGLPQYKDQFHEARVDGRMIQYLTVNDLLTLKVTSQLHHLSIKCAIHVLHANKFNPNCLRRRPGEEKQPSPSEVVQWSNHRVMEWLRAVDLAEYAPNLRGSGVHGGLIILEPRFSSETLALLLNIPPQKTLLRRHLATAFSALVGAQATQEKREYGNATGHVPLTTTAKVKPKKLGFTQFSHLRKRKPDESADYICPIDSSALTVNGVSRLPSAALRGLSPSLDRQAERREQVGIKAPSNDPKE; encoded by the exons GTAAACCCCCGCTCCAGCGCGAACACAGAGTCCTACCAGGAGCGGTTATCACGTCTGGAGGGAGACAAAGAGTCACTAATTCTGCAG GTGAGTGTGCTGACAGACCAGGTGGAAGCTCAGGGGGTGAAAATCAGCGATTTAGAGAATTCGCTGGTGGAGCATCAGCACAAACTCAACTCCACCGAGGAGATGCTACAGCAG GAACTCGTGCATAGAACGTCACTGGAGAGCCAGAAGTTGAGTCTTATGGGGGAGGTGTCCTACCTAAAACTCAAGCTGGCAGACATGGAGGGAAATCAGGGCCATGGGGCTGAGAGGCAGCACAAAGCAGAG ACTGTAGTGAATTTCATTAGTGAGCTGCAGGAGCAGATGTGTCAGTTTCAAAAGGAGATCAATAGCAAGATCCAGGAGAAAAAGGCCTTGGAGGGCCCGGCTGACAGCAGGTCTCCGATGGCGTGTTCCGCCGAGTCCACTGAGGGCCAGGCCTCAAACCCGGGGATGTCCTGTGACAGGACCTCAGATGCGATGCGCAAACAAGAGGAAACTCCAAATGGGCCTGATGGGAACACACGCAGCGTGGAAGAGTGTAGCTCAGACGGGGAGCAGCAGTACCACTCTGGAGGAGAGAGT GGCTTACTTAATGAGCTCAGGATCCTCAAGGATAAAGTGGAGCACCTGGAAGACCAGAAGTTACAATATGAAAAGAAACTCAAAGCAACAAAG GCAGAGATCTCCAGCCTTCAGCAGCTTCTGCTCACTAAGAACGCCGAGATCGAGAGCTTGCACACTCAGCTGCTGTCCAGACCCTCGCTAACCACAGAGAGCTCAGAGAGAG ATCAAGAACTGCAGAAGCTTAGAAGTGGAATGAAGTCGCTAGTAGCTGCCAATGATGAAAAG gacCGACGCATTGAAGAGCTCACTCTGCTCCTCAATCAGTGCAGTCAGTTCAGAGAGGTCACTAACATCACAAGGCAAG ctccatcTGCTGTTCGCTCGTTGTCAAATGGCAGGACTCTGTCCAGCAGTagtgaggaagaagagcagggACTGATGAAGAACGGTGACTCTGTCAGCGCAAAATCTGATGACACCAAGTCTGAA GTTTCAACAAACAGTTCTTCCTCCCGACAGACATCTCTTCTATCAGCCCAGAAAGACAGTGATTCCAG AACAGAATCCCAAACCCTATCGAGTAGCATGAATGATGTAACTAATGGACATTCACAAAAG AGCGGTCTGAGTGACTCCAGAAGTCAGACGCTGCCTGTGAATTCCTCTCTGTCAGAGCAAAACGAGACGGGAGACAGTAGCAGTGAAATCCAGAGTCAAAGGTCTCCAGATGGGAGCGAAGACGGAGACTCCAGCCAAA GGAAGCTGGAGAAAGCTGATGACAGCATGTCAAGTGATAATTCCCCTGTTCACTCTGAGGCGAGCACACAGCCTGGCCAGCGCGCGGTGGGCTCAGCAGAATACATGAAGAATAACAGGAGCTTCAAGAGACTCTGGGGAAA ACTTCGAAGAACCCAGTCTGGAGGATTCCAGGCAGCAGATCCAGATGCTGGCCAGTTTAGAAGAGGAGGACTGCGCGCGACAGCTGGGCCCAGACTGACCCGAACACCTGAATCTTGTAGCACTGTGCG tgaCTTGAATATTCCATTCAGCCAGTGGACCAAGGAGCAGGTGTGTGGCTGGCTAGAGGACTATGGACTGGGTCAGTACGTCAGTCTCAGCAGACAGTGGGTGGAAAACGGACAGACGCTTCTGTCTGCCACACCTCAGGATTTTGAGAAG GAGATGGGTATGAAGAATCCACTGCacaggaagaagctgcagctcgCTCTGAGGGCATTCACCACTAAGGTTATAGAGAAATCATCAGAGCTGGACCACATCTGGGTCACAC GCTGGTTGGATGATATTGGTTTGCCTCAGTATAAAGACCAGTTCCACGAAGCTCGAGTAGACGGACGGATGATACAATATCTCACAGTG AACGATCTCTTGACTCTGAAGGTTACCAGCCAGCTGCACCACCTCAGTATTAAATGTGCAATCCATGTGCTTCATGCCAACAAGTTCAACCCAAACTGTCTTCGACGCAGGCCGGGGGAGGAG AAGCAGCCCTCTCCTTCAGAGGTGGTGCAGTGGTCTAACCATCGGGTGATGGAGTGGCTCAGGGCCGTGGATTTAGCTGAGTACGCTCCCAATCTGCGGGGCAGTGGTGTTCATGGTGGGCTGATT ATCTTGGAACCTCGCTTCAGCTCAGAGACCTTGGCCCTGCTCTTAAATATTCCCCCACAGAAGACTTTGCTCCGCCGTCACCTTGCCACTGCCTTCTCTGCCCTGGTGGGGGCTCAGGCCACGCAAGAGAAACGGGAATATGGCAATGCTACGGGCCACGTGCCCCTCACCACCACGGCTAAAGTAAAG CCAAAGAAGCTGGGCTTCACCCAATTCAGTCACCTCAGAAAGAGAAAACCTGATGAATCAGCAGACTACATCTGCCCAATAGACAGCAGCGCGCTAACAGTGAATGGGGTTTCTCGCTTGCCCTCTGCAGCACTCAGGGGCCTTAGCCCCAGTTTGGACAGACAGGCTGAGAGGAGGGAACAAGTGGGGATAAAAGCTCCAAGTAATGACCCCAAAGAATAA
- the ppfibp2a gene encoding liprin-beta-2 isoform X12 produces MGEVSYLKLKLADMEGNQGHGAERQHKAETVVNFISELQEQMCQFQKEINSKIQEKKALEGPADSRSPMACSAESTEGQASNPGMSCDRTSDAMRKQEETPNGPDGNTRSVEECSSDGEQQYHSGGESGLLNELRILKDKVEHLEDQKLQYEKKLKATKAEISSLQQLLLTKNAEIESLHTQLLSRPSLTTESSEREEMYRKRLNTKYQELQKLRSGMKSLVAANDEKDRRIEELTLLLNQCSQFREVTNITRQAAPSAVRSLSNGRTLSSSSEEEEQGLMKNGDSVSAKSDDTKSEVSTNSSSSRQTSLLSAQKDSDSRTESQTLSSSMNDVTNGHSQKSGLSDSRSQTLPVNSSLSEQNETGDSSSEIQSQRSPDGSEDGDSSQRKLEKADDSMSSDNSPVHSEASTQPGQRAVGSAEYMKNNRSFKRLWGKLRRTQSGGFQAADPDAGQFRRGGLRATAGPRLTRTPESCSTVRDLNIPFSQWTKEQVCGWLEDYGLGQYVSLSRQWVENGQTLLSATPQDFEKEMGMKNPLHRKKLQLALRAFTTKVIEKSSELDHIWVTRWLDDIGLPQYKDQFHEARVDGRMIQYLTVNDLLTLKVTSQLHHLSIKCAIHVLHANKFNPNCLRRRPGEEKQPSPSEVVQWSNHRVMEWLRAVDLAEYAPNLRGSGVHGGLIILEPRFSSETLALLLNIPPQKTLLRRHLATAFSALVGAQATQEKREYGNATGHVPLTTTAKVKPKKLGFTQFSHLRKRKPDESADYICPIDSSALTVNGVSRLPSAALRGLSPSLDRQAERREQVGIKAPSNDPKE; encoded by the exons ATGGGGGAGGTGTCCTACCTAAAACTCAAGCTGGCAGACATGGAGGGAAATCAGGGCCATGGGGCTGAGAGGCAGCACAAAGCAGAG ACTGTAGTGAATTTCATTAGTGAGCTGCAGGAGCAGATGTGTCAGTTTCAAAAGGAGATCAATAGCAAGATCCAGGAGAAAAAGGCCTTGGAGGGCCCGGCTGACAGCAGGTCTCCGATGGCGTGTTCCGCCGAGTCCACTGAGGGCCAGGCCTCAAACCCGGGGATGTCCTGTGACAGGACCTCAGATGCGATGCGCAAACAAGAGGAAACTCCAAATGGGCCTGATGGGAACACACGCAGCGTGGAAGAGTGTAGCTCAGACGGGGAGCAGCAGTACCACTCTGGAGGAGAGAGT GGCTTACTTAATGAGCTCAGGATCCTCAAGGATAAAGTGGAGCACCTGGAAGACCAGAAGTTACAATATGAAAAGAAACTCAAAGCAACAAAG GCAGAGATCTCCAGCCTTCAGCAGCTTCTGCTCACTAAGAACGCCGAGATCGAGAGCTTGCACACTCAGCTGCTGTCCAGACCCTCGCTAACCACAGAGAGCTCAGAGAGAG aggAGATGTACAGGAAGAGGCTAAACACCAAAT ATCAAGAACTGCAGAAGCTTAGAAGTGGAATGAAGTCGCTAGTAGCTGCCAATGATGAAAAG gacCGACGCATTGAAGAGCTCACTCTGCTCCTCAATCAGTGCAGTCAGTTCAGAGAGGTCACTAACATCACAAGGCAAG cagctccatcTGCTGTTCGCTCGTTGTCAAATGGCAGGACTCTGTCCAGCAGTagtgaggaagaagagcagggACTGATGAAGAACGGTGACTCTGTCAGCGCAAAATCTGATGACACCAAGTCTGAA GTTTCAACAAACAGTTCTTCCTCCCGACAGACATCTCTTCTATCAGCCCAGAAAGACAGTGATTCCAG AACAGAATCCCAAACCCTATCGAGTAGCATGAATGATGTAACTAATGGACATTCACAAAAG AGCGGTCTGAGTGACTCCAGAAGTCAGACGCTGCCTGTGAATTCCTCTCTGTCAGAGCAAAACGAGACGGGAGACAGTAGCAGTGAAATCCAGAGTCAAAGGTCTCCAGATGGGAGCGAAGACGGAGACTCCAGCCAAA GGAAGCTGGAGAAAGCTGATGACAGCATGTCAAGTGATAATTCCCCTGTTCACTCTGAGGCGAGCACACAGCCTGGCCAGCGCGCGGTGGGCTCAGCAGAATACATGAAGAATAACAGGAGCTTCAAGAGACTCTGGGGAAA ACTTCGAAGAACCCAGTCTGGAGGATTCCAGGCAGCAGATCCAGATGCTGGCCAGTTTAGAAGAGGAGGACTGCGCGCGACAGCTGGGCCCAGACTGACCCGAACACCTGAATCTTGTAGCACTGTGCG tgaCTTGAATATTCCATTCAGCCAGTGGACCAAGGAGCAGGTGTGTGGCTGGCTAGAGGACTATGGACTGGGTCAGTACGTCAGTCTCAGCAGACAGTGGGTGGAAAACGGACAGACGCTTCTGTCTGCCACACCTCAGGATTTTGAGAAG GAGATGGGTATGAAGAATCCACTGCacaggaagaagctgcagctcgCTCTGAGGGCATTCACCACTAAGGTTATAGAGAAATCATCAGAGCTGGACCACATCTGGGTCACAC GCTGGTTGGATGATATTGGTTTGCCTCAGTATAAAGACCAGTTCCACGAAGCTCGAGTAGACGGACGGATGATACAATATCTCACAGTG AACGATCTCTTGACTCTGAAGGTTACCAGCCAGCTGCACCACCTCAGTATTAAATGTGCAATCCATGTGCTTCATGCCAACAAGTTCAACCCAAACTGTCTTCGACGCAGGCCGGGGGAGGAG AAGCAGCCCTCTCCTTCAGAGGTGGTGCAGTGGTCTAACCATCGGGTGATGGAGTGGCTCAGGGCCGTGGATTTAGCTGAGTACGCTCCCAATCTGCGGGGCAGTGGTGTTCATGGTGGGCTGATT ATCTTGGAACCTCGCTTCAGCTCAGAGACCTTGGCCCTGCTCTTAAATATTCCCCCACAGAAGACTTTGCTCCGCCGTCACCTTGCCACTGCCTTCTCTGCCCTGGTGGGGGCTCAGGCCACGCAAGAGAAACGGGAATATGGCAATGCTACGGGCCACGTGCCCCTCACCACCACGGCTAAAGTAAAG CCAAAGAAGCTGGGCTTCACCCAATTCAGTCACCTCAGAAAGAGAAAACCTGATGAATCAGCAGACTACATCTGCCCAATAGACAGCAGCGCGCTAACAGTGAATGGGGTTTCTCGCTTGCCCTCTGCAGCACTCAGGGGCCTTAGCCCCAGTTTGGACAGACAGGCTGAGAGGAGGGAACAAGTGGGGATAAAAGCTCCAAGTAATGACCCCAAAGAATAA